In Leifsonia sp. ZF2019, a genomic segment contains:
- a CDS encoding glycoside hydrolase 5 family protein — protein sequence MSAERPSPVLSVEGAPAIWLGANFWSRSGGPLMWTRYDREVVRQELRVLADHGLNMTRSFFYWPDFHPAPDTLDEQCVANFADFLDAHTDVGMTTVPTFLVGHMSGENWDPVWREGRDLYRDVWFVGRQAWYVRELTARFAAHPAVAGWLLTNEVPIYGGEAPRPIVDAWASLLVDAVRAGGGTQPVAVGDGAWGIETTGHDNGFSVGDLAGFTDFVGPHVYRMETDQLRQHLKAAYVAELCAGTGLPVVMEEFGVTSDFVAADGAAAYYRQLLHSTLLAGATGWIAWNNTDYDDLADQRPYSHHPFEMHFGITDRAGAPKPPLLELARFAADLAAIDLPNARRSAVDAALVVPSHLAADYPFTQEEERAHIVATGEQAYLAAHEAHVPVAVVREREDGGLPEGYGLYLLPSVKQLCATSWLQLEELARDGATVYASYAHGGSGVQRGPWWANTEALFGVRPASAYGLAEPVEDEVVTLRLTEAFGTLPAGVTLSFRPAGNENGRTFLPVVASSGRVVAVDGHGRPAIVVQEHGRGRAVLCTYPLEYFASELARVNPEETWRLYDALAAVADVERDVRLDDPLVFVDSLVHEDGRRFVVFLSEHPEPVTVRPETEGELRTLDGEPAPDVALPPYGVALRLLRFD from the coding sequence GTGAGTGCCGAGCGTCCGTCGCCCGTCCTCTCCGTGGAGGGTGCGCCCGCGATCTGGCTCGGCGCCAACTTCTGGTCGCGGTCGGGCGGCCCGCTGATGTGGACCCGCTACGACCGGGAGGTCGTGCGCCAAGAGCTGCGCGTCCTCGCGGACCACGGGCTGAACATGACCAGGTCGTTCTTCTACTGGCCCGACTTCCATCCCGCGCCCGACACGCTCGACGAGCAGTGCGTGGCGAACTTCGCGGACTTCCTCGATGCGCACACGGACGTGGGGATGACGACCGTGCCCACGTTCCTGGTCGGGCACATGTCCGGCGAGAACTGGGATCCGGTGTGGCGGGAGGGTCGCGATCTGTACCGTGATGTGTGGTTCGTCGGCCGCCAGGCCTGGTACGTGCGCGAGCTGACCGCGCGTTTCGCCGCGCATCCCGCCGTGGCCGGCTGGCTGCTGACCAACGAGGTGCCCATCTACGGCGGGGAGGCGCCGCGTCCGATCGTCGACGCCTGGGCCTCCCTGCTGGTGGACGCGGTGCGTGCGGGAGGCGGCACCCAGCCGGTCGCGGTCGGCGACGGCGCGTGGGGCATCGAGACGACCGGGCACGACAACGGATTCTCCGTGGGCGACCTCGCCGGCTTCACCGACTTCGTCGGGCCGCACGTGTATCGGATGGAGACCGACCAGCTCCGCCAGCACCTCAAGGCCGCCTACGTCGCCGAGCTCTGCGCCGGGACCGGCCTGCCGGTGGTGATGGAGGAGTTCGGCGTGACGAGCGACTTCGTCGCCGCCGACGGGGCGGCCGCCTATTACCGCCAGCTGCTCCACTCGACGCTGCTCGCCGGCGCGACGGGGTGGATCGCCTGGAACAACACCGACTACGACGATCTCGCGGACCAGCGGCCGTACTCCCACCATCCCTTCGAGATGCACTTCGGCATCACCGACCGTGCCGGCGCGCCCAAGCCGCCGTTGCTCGAGCTCGCCCGGTTCGCCGCCGACCTCGCGGCGATCGACCTGCCGAACGCGCGCCGCTCCGCGGTGGACGCCGCGCTCGTCGTGCCCTCGCATCTGGCCGCCGATTACCCCTTCACGCAGGAGGAGGAGCGGGCCCACATCGTCGCGACGGGCGAGCAGGCCTACCTCGCGGCGCACGAGGCGCACGTCCCGGTCGCGGTGGTCCGGGAGCGAGAGGACGGCGGCCTGCCGGAGGGGTACGGCCTCTACCTCCTGCCCTCGGTCAAGCAGCTGTGCGCGACCTCCTGGCTGCAGCTGGAGGAGCTGGCCCGCGACGGCGCGACCGTCTACGCGTCGTACGCGCACGGCGGGAGCGGCGTCCAACGGGGGCCCTGGTGGGCGAACACGGAGGCGCTGTTCGGGGTGCGGCCGGCGAGCGCATACGGCCTCGCCGAGCCGGTCGAGGACGAGGTCGTCACTCTGCGGCTCACGGAGGCGTTCGGGACGCTCCCGGCCGGCGTGACTCTGTCGTTCCGCCCGGCGGGCAACGAGAACGGCCGCACGTTCCTCCCGGTGGTCGCGTCGTCCGGGCGGGTGGTCGCCGTGGACGGCCACGGCCGCCCGGCGATCGTGGTGCAGGAGCACGGCCGCGGCCGCGCGGTGCTGTGCACCTACCCGCTCGAGTACTTCGCGTCCGAGCTCGCGCGCGTGAACCCCGAGGAGACCTGGCGGCTGTACGACGCGCTCGCCGCCGTCGCGGACGTGGAACGCGACGTGCGCCTCGACGACCCGCTCGTCTTCGTCGACAGTCTGGTGCACGAGGACGGCCGCCGGTTCGTGGTCT
- a CDS encoding carbohydrate ABC transporter permease, with protein MSTTTSVRTGPAPAAAPAKPRRRRPKGWWLPLVLLAPAIIFELVIHVIPMLTGIWISFLQLTKFFIANWSEAPFVGFRNYQVALDFNTSIGAGLLKSFLITVAFTILVVGLSWGIGMAAAVALQGKFRGRGFFRTLFLVPYALPLYAGIITWKFMLQKDTGAVNHFLFDNLGLPGAKPFWLIGDNAFWSIVIVAIWRLWPFAFLMLMAGLQSIPDEVYEASAVDGAKPFRQWRAITLPMLRPVNAVLLLVMFLWTFNDFNTPFVLFGNAQPPSGDLISFHIYNASFLTWNFGSGAAMSVLLLIFLLIVSGLYLVVLNRRNRNA; from the coding sequence ATGTCGACGACGACATCCGTCCGCACCGGACCCGCTCCGGCGGCCGCCCCCGCGAAACCGCGCCGGCGTCGCCCCAAGGGCTGGTGGCTGCCGCTCGTGCTGCTGGCCCCGGCCATCATCTTCGAGCTGGTGATCCACGTCATCCCGATGCTCACGGGAATCTGGATCAGCTTCCTCCAGCTCACCAAGTTCTTCATCGCCAATTGGAGCGAGGCGCCGTTCGTCGGCTTCAGGAACTACCAGGTGGCGCTCGATTTCAACACGTCGATCGGCGCCGGGCTGCTGAAATCGTTCCTCATCACGGTCGCCTTCACGATCCTCGTGGTCGGTCTCTCGTGGGGCATCGGGATGGCCGCGGCCGTCGCCCTGCAGGGGAAGTTCCGCGGTCGCGGGTTCTTCCGCACGCTCTTCCTCGTGCCGTACGCGCTGCCGCTCTACGCCGGCATCATCACCTGGAAGTTCATGCTCCAGAAGGACACCGGCGCAGTCAACCACTTCCTCTTCGACAACCTCGGGCTGCCGGGAGCCAAGCCGTTCTGGCTGATCGGCGACAACGCCTTCTGGTCGATCGTGATCGTGGCGATCTGGCGGCTGTGGCCGTTCGCGTTCCTGATGCTGATGGCCGGGCTCCAGTCCATCCCTGACGAGGTGTACGAGGCCAGCGCGGTCGACGGCGCGAAGCCGTTCCGGCAGTGGCGAGCGATCACCCTGCCGATGCTGCGGCCGGTCAACGCGGTGCTGCTGCTCGTGATGTTCCTGTGGACGTTCAACGACTTCAATACGCCGTTCGTGCTGTTCGGCAACGCCCAGCCGCCCTCCGGCGACCTGATCTCGTTCCACATCTACAACGCGTCCTTCCTCACCTGGAACTTCGGGTCGGGCGCGGCGATGAGCGTACTGCTGCTGATCTTCCTGCTCATCGTGTCCGGCCTCTACCTCGTCGTGCTGAACCGGAGGAACCGCAATGCGTGA
- a CDS encoding PucR family transcriptional regulator gives MEAVARALPELLTGAAALDAPVRWVHVAETAEAARLVSGGELLLATGIGWPPDDDALGRLGRQLVGGRVAGLVLELGERMPAAPGALVAEFRAAGLPFVVLHREARFVAITEAVHARIIADQMGALRARDEIHALFTELSLRGSPADFIVAQAARVLGCPVVLEDTGHQVVAAAGAEDERDLAAWEQRSRAAHRGAGDWTIAPVEARGMRWGRLIALPGQPHPAGRSNVVEQAAVALALSRLADRDADEWTRRSHDALLGALLGRRFAGEAGLAARFEAAGFPLRDRLLCGVALRSRTGAFGASAASRVVDAARAAGADAVAGRHPTEPGVLVVALSARPSRPAADVFFEGLARAADDTGATAVAVGSDARSVSGLLSSVEEAVELAGRAEPARAGGRPSVQRVDSRPLLRLVNAFGSDPRLAEHTEQMLRPLIEHDLTTGGDLVPVLAAYLTHPGNRTRAAAASHLSRSVFYQRIALIEELLGMDLDDGETVSALHAAVLARRAGSRAYPAM, from the coding sequence ATGGAGGCCGTCGCCCGCGCGCTGCCCGAACTGCTGACGGGCGCCGCCGCCCTCGACGCCCCGGTGCGCTGGGTGCACGTGGCCGAGACGGCGGAGGCCGCCCGCCTCGTCTCCGGCGGGGAGCTGCTGCTCGCGACCGGCATCGGCTGGCCACCCGACGACGACGCGCTCGGCCGCCTGGGCCGGCAGCTCGTCGGCGGTCGTGTCGCCGGGCTCGTGCTGGAGCTGGGCGAGCGGATGCCCGCGGCCCCCGGGGCCCTGGTGGCCGAGTTCCGGGCCGCGGGGCTGCCCTTCGTGGTGCTGCACCGGGAGGCGCGGTTCGTCGCGATCACGGAGGCCGTGCACGCGCGCATCATCGCCGACCAGATGGGCGCCCTGCGCGCCCGGGACGAGATCCACGCGCTCTTCACCGAGCTGAGCCTGCGCGGCAGCCCCGCGGACTTCATCGTCGCCCAGGCGGCACGGGTGCTCGGCTGCCCCGTCGTGCTCGAGGACACCGGTCACCAGGTCGTCGCGGCGGCGGGGGCGGAGGACGAGCGCGATCTGGCGGCCTGGGAGCAGCGCTCGCGCGCGGCACACCGGGGAGCGGGCGACTGGACGATCGCACCGGTCGAGGCGCGCGGCATGCGCTGGGGGCGGCTGATCGCCCTCCCCGGTCAGCCGCATCCCGCCGGTCGCAGCAACGTCGTCGAGCAGGCGGCCGTCGCGCTGGCGCTCAGCAGACTCGCCGACCGGGACGCCGACGAGTGGACCCGCCGCAGCCACGACGCACTGCTCGGAGCCCTCCTCGGTCGGCGGTTCGCGGGGGAGGCGGGTCTCGCCGCCCGATTCGAGGCCGCCGGTTTCCCCCTCCGTGATCGGCTGCTCTGCGGGGTCGCGCTGCGCTCGCGGACCGGCGCCTTCGGGGCGTCCGCCGCCTCCCGGGTCGTCGACGCGGCGCGGGCGGCCGGTGCCGACGCCGTCGCCGGACGGCATCCGACGGAGCCGGGCGTGCTCGTGGTCGCCCTGTCGGCGCGGCCCTCCCGCCCGGCCGCCGACGTGTTCTTCGAGGGGCTGGCCCGCGCCGCCGACGACACCGGTGCGACCGCCGTCGCGGTCGGCTCGGACGCGCGCAGCGTCTCCGGCCTGCTGAGCTCGGTCGAGGAGGCGGTCGAGCTGGCGGGCCGCGCCGAACCCGCCCGCGCCGGTGGCCGTCCGAGCGTCCAGCGCGTCGACAGCCGCCCACTCCTCCGCCTCGTCAACGCGTTCGGCAGCGACCCACGCCTCGCCGAGCACACCGAGCAGATGCTCCGCCCCCTCATCGAACACGACCTCACCACCGGCGGCGACCTCGTCCCGGTGCTCGCCGCCTACCTGACCCACCCCGGCAATCGCACCCGAGCAGCCGCCGCCAGCCACCTCTCGCGCTCGGTGTTCTACCAGCGCATCGCCCTCATCGAGGAGCTGCTCGGCATGGACCTCGACGACGGCGAGACCGTGAGCGCCCTGCACGCGGCGGTGCTCGCGCGGCGGGCGGGCTCCCGCGCCTACCCCGCTATGTAG
- a CDS encoding carbohydrate ABC transporter permease: MRETASSKVFRWVVIVVLTLFTAVPLYVMITSSLKPLSDVQGAFTWWPTNITFQPFIDMWTTVPLASYFVNSLIVASSATILSLIIAVFAAYAVSRYRFRGRSVFTTTVLSTQMFPGVLFLLPLFLIFVNINQAVGIQLVGTRWGLVITYLTFALPFSIWMLAGYFDGIPRDLDEAAMVDGSGPMGALWHVVLPAAKPGLIAVAIYSFMTSWGEVLFASVMTTDENRTLAVGLQLYSTQTNVYWNQIMAASLVVSIPIVVAFLLLQRSFVAGLTAGAVK, encoded by the coding sequence ATGCGTGAAACCGCGTCGTCCAAGGTCTTCCGCTGGGTCGTGATCGTCGTGCTGACGCTCTTCACGGCCGTACCGCTCTACGTGATGATCACGTCGTCGCTCAAGCCGCTGTCGGACGTGCAGGGTGCGTTCACCTGGTGGCCGACGAACATCACCTTCCAGCCGTTCATCGACATGTGGACGACCGTGCCGCTCGCGTCGTACTTCGTGAACAGCCTCATCGTGGCGAGCTCGGCGACCATCCTGAGCCTGATCATCGCGGTGTTCGCCGCCTACGCTGTCTCCCGTTACCGGTTCAGAGGCCGCAGCGTCTTCACGACCACGGTGCTCTCGACCCAGATGTTCCCGGGCGTCCTGTTCCTGCTGCCGCTGTTCCTGATCTTCGTGAACATCAACCAGGCGGTCGGCATCCAGTTGGTCGGCACGCGCTGGGGCCTCGTGATCACCTACCTGACCTTCGCGCTGCCGTTCTCGATCTGGATGCTGGCCGGCTACTTCGACGGCATCCCGCGCGACCTCGACGAGGCCGCCATGGTCGACGGCTCCGGTCCGATGGGCGCGCTGTGGCACGTGGTGCTGCCCGCCGCGAAGCCGGGGCTGATCGCGGTCGCGATCTACTCGTTCATGACGAGCTGGGGGGAGGTGCTGTTCGCCTCCGTGATGACGACGGACGAGAACAGGACCCTCGCCGTCGGGCTGCAGCTGTACTCCACGCAGACCAACGTGTACTGGAACCAGATCATGGCGGCCTCGCTCGTGGTGTCGATCCCGATCGTCGTGGCGTTCCTGCTCCTGCAGCGCAGCTTCGTCGCCGGGCTGACGGCGGGGGCGGTCAAGTGA
- a CDS encoding ABC transporter substrate-binding protein, with protein sequence MRKRAIAVAAAVATAALALAGCSGSGSGSSSSGSTITYWASNQGTSLDNDKEVLTPVLDEFTKQTGVKVKLEVIGWNDLQTRIQTAVTSGQGPDVLNIGNTWAASLQATGAFLPFGDSEMKAIGGSDKFVKTALETGGAAGKTPTSVPLYGLAYGLYYNKQMFTDAGVQPPTTWEELVTDAKKLTNGTTYGFSLAAGSYTENAHFAFINSAQNGGAWFDSKGDPTFTTSANVDGIKRYLDLMQTDKVVNTSNAQYDNGVQAVNDFATGKVAMILSQNNADSSIVANGMKSDQYGVVPFPAPDGGKPVASHVAGINLSIFKNTKNKDAALKFVKYMTSEDTQTTLGKPYASLPVLNGAKAVFTDNADEAATFTKIYNEMSKPLPLVPAEDQFENTVGKAMNDMFAKIATGSTVSDSDIKAALQSAQDQVKQSLGG encoded by the coding sequence ATGAGGAAACGCGCCATCGCGGTCGCCGCGGCGGTCGCCACGGCCGCACTCGCACTCGCGGGGTGCAGCGGATCGGGATCGGGATCCTCGTCCAGCGGGTCGACGATCACGTACTGGGCGAGCAACCAGGGCACCAGCCTCGACAACGACAAAGAGGTCCTGACGCCGGTGCTCGACGAGTTCACCAAGCAGACGGGCGTCAAGGTCAAGCTCGAGGTGATCGGCTGGAACGACCTCCAGACCCGCATCCAGACCGCGGTCACCTCCGGCCAGGGCCCCGACGTGCTGAACATCGGCAACACCTGGGCGGCCTCGCTGCAGGCGACCGGCGCGTTCCTGCCGTTCGGCGACAGCGAGATGAAGGCCATCGGCGGCAGCGACAAGTTCGTCAAGACCGCGCTGGAGACCGGTGGCGCGGCCGGCAAGACGCCCACCAGCGTCCCGCTCTACGGCCTCGCCTACGGGCTGTACTACAACAAGCAGATGTTCACCGACGCGGGCGTGCAGCCGCCGACCACGTGGGAGGAGCTGGTGACCGACGCGAAGAAGCTCACCAACGGCACGACCTACGGCTTCTCGCTCGCCGCGGGCAGCTACACGGAGAACGCCCACTTCGCCTTCATCAACTCGGCGCAGAACGGCGGCGCGTGGTTCGACAGCAAGGGCGACCCGACGTTCACCACCAGCGCCAACGTCGACGGGATCAAGCGGTACCTCGACCTGATGCAGACCGACAAGGTCGTCAACACCTCCAACGCCCAGTACGACAACGGGGTGCAGGCGGTCAACGACTTCGCCACCGGCAAGGTCGCGATGATCCTCAGCCAGAACAACGCCGACTCGTCGATCGTCGCCAACGGCATGAAGTCCGACCAGTACGGCGTCGTCCCGTTCCCGGCGCCCGACGGCGGCAAGCCCGTCGCCAGTCACGTCGCGGGCATCAACCTGTCCATCTTCAAGAACACGAAGAACAAGGATGCGGCGCTGAAGTTCGTCAAGTACATGACCAGCGAGGACACCCAGACCACGCTCGGCAAGCCCTACGCGTCGCTGCCCGTGCTCAACGGTGCGAAGGCCGTCTTCACCGACAACGCCGACGAGGCCGCCACCTTCACGAAGATCTACAACGAGATGTCCAAGCCGCTGCCGCTGGTGCCGGCCGAGGACCAGTTCGAGAACACGGTCGGCAAGGCGATGAACGACATGTTCGCGAAGATCGCCACCGGGAGCACGGTCTCCGACTCCGACATCAAGGCGGCGCTCCAGTCCGCCCAGGACCAGGTCAAGCAGTCCCTGGGCGGTTGA
- a CDS encoding CoA-acylating methylmalonate-semialdehyde dehydrogenase, producing the protein MALIRHLIAGAETGEPVRTGPVFDPATGERQHEVVLGSRADVESAIAAARAALPAWRATSLTKRADVLFRLRHLLTERRHELAAVVTSEHGKVLSDAAGEIGRGLENVEFASGLIDKLKGEFSEQVSTGIDVHSVKQPVGVVACITPFNFPVMVPLWMVASAIACGNTVVLKPSEKDPSASVFLARLFQEAGLPDGVLNVVHGDKEAVDTLLDSPEVAAVSFVGSTPIARSIYQRASANGKRVQALGGAKNHMVVLEDADIESAADAAVSAAYGSAGERCMAVSVLVAVGEVGDRLVPAIERRLGALAIGPGTDPASEMGPLITREHRDKVASYVSGAAAEGATVVVDGTAQRFEGDGFFVGVSLVDHVKPGMRVYDDEIFGPVLSVVRVDTFEDAIALVNANPYGNGTAIFTRDGGAARQFEFEIEVGMVGVNVPIPVPVGAYSFGGWKNSLFGDSHIYGPESFHFYTRSKVVTTRWPDPVQSSIQLAFPGNS; encoded by the coding sequence GTGGCCCTGATCCGTCATCTCATCGCCGGCGCCGAGACCGGGGAGCCGGTACGCACCGGCCCGGTGTTCGATCCCGCGACGGGCGAACGGCAGCACGAGGTCGTGCTCGGCAGCCGCGCCGACGTCGAGTCGGCGATCGCGGCCGCACGTGCGGCGCTTCCCGCGTGGCGGGCGACGAGCCTGACCAAGCGCGCCGACGTGCTGTTCCGTCTCCGCCACCTGCTGACCGAGCGCAGGCACGAGCTCGCCGCCGTCGTCACGAGCGAGCACGGCAAGGTGCTCTCCGACGCCGCGGGCGAGATCGGACGCGGGCTCGAGAACGTGGAGTTCGCCTCCGGACTGATCGACAAGCTCAAGGGCGAGTTCAGCGAGCAGGTCTCGACGGGCATCGACGTGCACAGCGTCAAGCAGCCGGTCGGGGTCGTCGCCTGCATCACCCCGTTCAACTTCCCGGTGATGGTGCCGCTGTGGATGGTCGCCAGCGCGATCGCGTGCGGCAACACCGTGGTCCTCAAGCCGAGCGAGAAGGATCCGTCCGCCTCCGTCTTCCTGGCGAGGCTGTTCCAGGAGGCCGGCCTCCCCGACGGCGTGCTCAACGTCGTCCACGGCGACAAGGAGGCCGTCGACACCCTGCTCGACAGCCCCGAGGTCGCCGCCGTCAGCTTCGTCGGCTCCACGCCGATCGCCCGCTCGATCTACCAGCGGGCGAGCGCGAACGGCAAGCGCGTCCAGGCGCTCGGCGGCGCGAAGAACCACATGGTCGTGCTCGAGGACGCGGACATCGAGTCGGCGGCCGACGCCGCGGTCTCGGCGGCGTACGGCTCGGCCGGCGAGCGCTGCATGGCGGTCAGCGTGCTCGTCGCCGTCGGCGAGGTCGGCGACCGCCTGGTGCCCGCCATCGAGCGCCGGCTCGGCGCCCTCGCCATCGGGCCGGGCACCGACCCGGCCAGCGAGATGGGCCCGCTCATCACCCGCGAGCACCGCGACAAGGTCGCATCCTATGTATCCGGCGCGGCCGCCGAAGGTGCGACCGTTGTCGTCGACGGTACCGCGCAGCGCTTCGAGGGCGACGGCTTCTTCGTGGGCGTCAGCCTCGTCGACCACGTGAAGCCCGGGATGCGCGTCTACGACGACGAGATCTTCGGGCCGGTGCTCTCCGTCGTGCGCGTCGACACCTTCGAGGACGCGATCGCCCTCGTCAACGCCAACCCGTACGGCAACGGCACGGCGATCTTCACTCGCGACGGCGGAGCGGCCCGGCAGTTCGAGTTCGAGATCGAGGTCGGGATGGTCGGGGTCAACGTGCCCATCCCCGTCCCCGTCGGCGCCTACTCGTTCGGCGGCTGGAAGAACTCGCTGTTCGGCGACTCGCACATCTACGGCCCCGAGTCGTTCCACTTCTACACCCGCAGCAAGGTCGTCACGACGCGCTGGCCCGACCCGGTGCAGTCGAGCATCCAGCTCGCCTTCCCCGGCAACTCCTGA
- a CDS encoding LacI family DNA-binding transcriptional regulator produces MAAAHVTISGLADRLGLSKASVSYALNGRPGVSEETRARVLALADELGWHPSSSARALSRARSDAIGIVLRRDPSLLGAEPYYMSLLAGVEAELATTGQSLLLRMVGPDGGQDSAAYRRWSAERRVDGVMLFDIAVRDPRPALLDDLGIEFVVHGNRDDVAPGHVLLYDADEDARLLVEHVADLGHRSLLHVSGPDEFEHELERRDAIARHARVHGIRVAAVASDYSMDAGDRLVGERLGEDQEPFAVVTSNDLLALGAQEAVARVARRDVAVASWDDSLLCRLGSRPITALDRFPEEQGRRATRMLLDRLQRSDAPALRARRSVLVPRATSVPAP; encoded by the coding sequence GTGGCAGCAGCGCACGTGACGATCAGCGGCCTCGCGGACCGCCTCGGTCTGTCGAAGGCGTCGGTCTCGTACGCGCTCAACGGTCGGCCCGGCGTGAGCGAGGAGACCCGCGCCCGTGTGCTCGCGCTCGCCGATGAGCTCGGCTGGCATCCGTCGTCGTCCGCGCGCGCGCTGTCGCGGGCCCGGTCGGATGCGATCGGCATCGTCCTGCGGCGCGATCCGAGCCTGCTGGGCGCGGAGCCGTACTACATGAGCCTGCTCGCCGGGGTGGAGGCCGAGCTGGCGACGACCGGCCAGTCGCTCCTGCTGCGGATGGTCGGCCCGGACGGCGGTCAGGACAGCGCCGCCTACCGGCGCTGGAGCGCGGAGCGGCGCGTCGACGGAGTGATGCTGTTCGACATCGCGGTCCGGGATCCCCGCCCAGCGCTCCTCGACGACCTGGGGATCGAGTTCGTCGTCCACGGCAACCGGGACGACGTGGCGCCGGGGCACGTCCTCCTCTACGACGCCGACGAGGACGCCCGTCTGCTGGTGGAGCACGTGGCCGACCTGGGTCATCGGTCGCTGCTCCACGTGAGCGGGCCGGACGAGTTCGAGCACGAGCTGGAGCGCCGGGACGCGATCGCGCGGCACGCCCGAGTGCACGGGATCCGCGTCGCCGCGGTCGCCTCGGACTACTCGATGGACGCGGGGGACCGTCTCGTCGGCGAGCGACTGGGGGAGGATCAGGAGCCGTTCGCCGTCGTGACCTCCAACGACCTCCTGGCGCTGGGTGCCCAGGAGGCGGTCGCGCGGGTGGCGCGGCGCGACGTCGCGGTCGCGAGCTGGGACGACTCGCTGCTGTGCAGGCTCGGCTCGCGGCCGATCACCGCTCTCGACCGATTCCCGGAGGAGCAGGGGAGGCGCGCCACCCGGATGCTGCTCGACCGCCTCCAGCGCAGCGACGCCCCCGCACTGCGCGCCCGCCGCTCGGTGCTGGTCCCGCGCGCGACGAGCGTCCCCGCCCCGTGA
- a CDS encoding cupin domain-containing protein, which produces MTALDSTTRIPALTVPLTDGAAELGRFGGLEVGVWEMAPGTDTDVEADELFIVIAGRATIDFPRTGRRLELAPGDVVRLSAGDETVWTVTETLRKVYIAG; this is translated from the coding sequence GTGACCGCCCTCGACAGCACCACGCGCATCCCGGCGCTGACGGTGCCGCTGACCGACGGCGCCGCCGAGCTCGGCCGGTTCGGCGGCCTGGAGGTCGGCGTCTGGGAGATGGCGCCCGGAACCGACACCGACGTCGAGGCGGACGAGCTCTTCATCGTCATCGCCGGCCGCGCGACCATCGACTTCCCGCGCACCGGCCGCCGCCTCGAGCTGGCCCCGGGCGATGTGGTGCGCCTCAGCGCCGGCGACGAAACGGTGTGGACGGTCACGGAGACCCTGCGCAAGGTCTACATAGCGGGGTAG
- a CDS encoding NAD(P)/FAD-dependent oxidoreductase: MPRSESTVFERHRPDASVVRHALAPTRQAVFWTEDAPGERYPRLQGDVSCDLAVVGGGYTGLWTALLAKQQDPDARVVLLEGRRIGWAASGRNGGFCEASLTHGDENGRTRFPGEFDELQRLGMRNLDEIEGTVAELGLDAGFERNGAFDVATEPHQVEWLRELAGGDDPVFLDAAAMRAAVHSPTYEGGLQRFRDSALVHPAKLARALARACVEAGVEIFENTPVQALGDGITLYTPDGVVRSQRTALGTNVFPSLLKRNRLATVPVYDYVLMTEPLTPQQRASLGWEGRQGIGDSANQFHYYRLTEDDRILFGGYDAVYHYGGRVRERYEDRPETFRRLAAHFFTTFPQLEGVRFSHKWAGAIDTCSRFCAFFGTARAGRVAYATGYTGLGVAATHFGARVMLDLLAGRRTERTELEMVRSRPLPFPPEPAAAIGINLTRWSLDRADHRRGERNAFLRTLDAVGLGFDS; encoded by the coding sequence GTGCCCCGATCCGAGTCGACCGTCTTCGAACGCCACCGTCCCGACGCCTCCGTCGTGCGCCATGCCCTCGCGCCCACGCGCCAGGCGGTCTTCTGGACCGAGGACGCGCCGGGCGAGCGCTACCCGCGTCTCCAGGGCGACGTGAGCTGCGACCTCGCCGTCGTGGGCGGCGGCTACACCGGCCTGTGGACGGCGCTGCTCGCCAAGCAGCAGGACCCGGACGCCCGCGTGGTGCTGCTGGAGGGCCGGCGGATCGGCTGGGCCGCCTCCGGCCGCAACGGCGGTTTCTGCGAGGCGAGCCTCACCCACGGCGACGAGAACGGGCGCACCCGCTTCCCCGGCGAGTTCGACGAGCTGCAACGGCTCGGGATGCGGAACCTCGATGAGATCGAAGGCACCGTCGCCGAGCTCGGACTCGACGCCGGTTTCGAGCGCAACGGCGCCTTCGACGTTGCGACCGAGCCGCACCAGGTCGAGTGGCTCCGCGAGCTGGCCGGCGGCGACGATCCGGTCTTCCTCGACGCGGCGGCGATGCGCGCCGCGGTGCACTCGCCCACCTACGAGGGAGGCCTCCAGCGCTTCCGCGACTCGGCGCTCGTCCACCCCGCCAAGCTCGCACGGGCGCTGGCACGCGCCTGCGTGGAGGCCGGGGTCGAGATCTTCGAGAACACTCCGGTGCAGGCGCTGGGCGACGGCATCACCCTCTACACGCCGGACGGCGTCGTGCGCTCGCAGCGGACCGCGCTCGGCACCAACGTGTTCCCGAGCCTCCTGAAGCGCAACCGCCTGGCGACGGTCCCGGTCTACGACTACGTGCTCATGACCGAGCCGCTGACCCCGCAGCAGCGCGCCTCCCTGGGCTGGGAGGGACGGCAGGGCATCGGCGACTCCGCCAACCAGTTCCACTACTACCGGCTGACGGAAGACGACCGCATCCTCTTCGGCGGCTACGACGCCGTCTACCACTACGGCGGACGCGTGCGGGAACGCTACGAGGACCGCCCGGAGACATTCCGCCGGCTGGCCGCGCACTTCTTCACCACCTTCCCGCAGCTGGAGGGCGTGCGGTTCAGCCACAAGTGGGCGGGCGCGATCGACACCTGCAGCCGCTTCTGCGCCTTCTTCGGCACCGCACGCGCCGGCCGCGTCGCCTACGCCACCGGCTACACCGGCCTCGGTGTCGCCGCCACGCACTTCGGCGCCCGGGTCATGCTCGACCTCCTCGCCGGCCGCCGCACGGAGCGCACCGAGCTGGAGATGGTCCGCAGCCGCCCCCTCCCCTTCCCGCCCGAACCGGCCGCCGCGATCGGCATCAACCTCACCCGCTGGTCGCTCGACCGCGCCGATCACCGCCGCGGCGAGCGCAACGCATTCCTCCGCACCCTCGACGCCGTCGGCCTGGGTTTCGACTCGTGA